A stretch of Sphingobium yanoikuyae DNA encodes these proteins:
- a CDS encoding strawberry notch-like NTP hydrolase domain-containing protein: protein MPATASAVAELDFSDPAIIAAREIAAKIGSNIPIDRPTLIGAMTRAYGSAPASGDWSIRDAYDVLELGQVLFLSGSTLPDAAPAQLALVAAMVARLPVHSVRSEKQIDLQQFSTPASIALIATRLAGIGERDIVLEPSAGTGLLAIFARRAQARLILNEIDPWRRAMLAAAYPDARIFGHDGELIDDLLPDDLVPDVILINPPFSRSEGRGRDRVAGLRHLRSALTRLRPGGRCVAILPTRVDPQSSEWKIATAGSTLVRQIELPASAYARHGTTQAVQLLLLHKGGEGVPASAISCATLDEALDACSLHPMPTAARPSIRPGRVISRPSALLAGARRGAIKPLAPRRVDVAAPVEPIAFEVLDAPAPVGEPSGLYLPYRPSRIALAAARPHPTALVESIAMGSIAAPKTSYAPILPPKLLAENILSDAQVETVVYAGAAFERDLPGRFLTMDEGLTLTPDEAGSGVRTGFFLGDGTGAGKGRQVAAILLDQWLRGRRKHVWISKTETLLEDARRDWVAVGGLALDLQHLNQWKLGTAIGASEGVLFLTYATLRSSRGDKGTRLKQITDWLGAGYDGMIVFDEAHEMAGVAGGEGRFGTSKGSEQGIAGVRLQNLLPRARVLYVSATGASDVNNLAYATRLGLWGPGTAFSDRRDFVESLRQGGIAAMELIARDLKAQGLYAARALSFAGVEYDILEHQLTADQIAIYDAYADAWSILCAAAHKTAYREEAIMRRNAA, encoded by the coding sequence ATGCCCGCTACCGCCTCCGCCGTTGCTGAACTCGACTTCTCCGACCCCGCCATCATTGCCGCGCGCGAAATCGCCGCAAAGATCGGGAGCAATATTCCCATCGATCGACCCACGCTGATCGGCGCCATGACCCGCGCCTATGGCTCGGCACCCGCGAGCGGGGACTGGTCGATCCGTGATGCCTATGATGTGCTCGAACTGGGGCAGGTGCTCTTCCTGTCCGGCAGCACATTGCCGGACGCGGCGCCGGCTCAGCTTGCGCTTGTCGCCGCCATGGTCGCGCGCCTGCCGGTTCATAGCGTACGCAGCGAGAAGCAGATTGATCTCCAGCAATTCTCGACACCGGCATCGATCGCCCTGATCGCGACGCGGCTCGCCGGCATCGGCGAGCGCGACATCGTACTCGAACCCTCGGCAGGGACTGGCCTGCTCGCCATCTTCGCCCGACGTGCCCAGGCCCGGCTGATCCTCAACGAGATTGATCCCTGGCGCCGGGCCATGCTCGCGGCTGCTTACCCCGATGCACGCATCTTCGGCCATGACGGTGAGCTCATCGACGATCTGCTGCCGGACGATCTCGTGCCGGATGTCATCCTCATCAATCCGCCGTTCTCGCGCAGTGAGGGCCGTGGCCGTGATCGGGTCGCGGGCCTGCGCCACCTGCGATCTGCCCTCACGCGCCTGCGCCCGGGTGGTCGCTGTGTCGCAATCCTTCCCACCCGCGTTGATCCGCAATCGAGTGAATGGAAGATCGCGACCGCCGGCTCGACGCTCGTTCGCCAGATCGAATTACCGGCGTCTGCCTATGCGCGGCACGGTACGACACAGGCTGTGCAGCTCCTCCTCCTGCACAAGGGCGGTGAAGGCGTTCCGGCCAGCGCGATCAGCTGCGCCACCCTGGACGAGGCCCTCGATGCGTGTTCCCTTCACCCAATGCCGACTGCGGCAAGGCCGTCCATACGCCCGGGCCGGGTGATATCGCGGCCTTCAGCTCTGCTTGCCGGAGCGCGCCGTGGTGCCATCAAGCCCTTGGCGCCGAGGCGCGTCGACGTGGCTGCCCCGGTGGAACCCATCGCATTCGAGGTGCTCGACGCTCCCGCGCCGGTCGGCGAACCCTCCGGGCTCTACCTTCCCTATCGACCGAGCCGGATCGCCCTGGCAGCAGCGCGGCCTCACCCGACGGCGCTCGTGGAATCGATCGCTATGGGTTCGATCGCCGCGCCGAAGACAAGCTATGCGCCGATCTTGCCACCGAAATTGCTCGCCGAAAACATACTCTCGGATGCGCAGGTCGAGACCGTCGTCTATGCAGGCGCTGCGTTCGAGCGAGATCTTCCGGGCCGATTCCTGACCATGGACGAAGGTCTCACATTGACGCCGGACGAGGCGGGAAGCGGGGTTCGCACCGGCTTCTTCCTGGGCGATGGCACTGGGGCGGGCAAAGGCCGTCAGGTCGCAGCGATCCTGCTCGACCAGTGGCTGCGCGGCCGCCGCAAACATGTCTGGATCTCCAAGACCGAGACGCTGCTCGAAGATGCCCGTCGTGATTGGGTTGCCGTCGGCGGGCTTGCGCTCGATCTCCAACATCTCAACCAGTGGAAGCTCGGAACGGCGATCGGGGCCAGTGAGGGCGTGCTCTTCCTCACCTATGCTACGTTGCGGTCGAGCCGTGGCGACAAGGGCACGCGCCTCAAACAGATCACCGATTGGCTGGGTGCCGGCTATGACGGCATGATCGTCTTCGACGAAGCCCATGAAATGGCCGGTGTGGCTGGCGGGGAAGGGCGGTTCGGCACCTCCAAGGGATCCGAGCAGGGCATCGCCGGCGTCCGGCTGCAAAATCTCCTGCCCCGCGCCCGCGTCCTCTACGTGTCCGCAACGGGGGCCTCGGACGTCAACAATCTGGCCTATGCCACCCGGCTTGGCCTTTGGGGTCCGGGAACGGCATTTTCCGACCGCCGCGATTTCGTCGAGAGCCTGCGTCAGGGCGGTATCGCGGCAATGGAACTGATCGCCCGCGATCTGAAGGCACAAGGCCTTTATGCGGCACGCGCGCTCAGTTTCGCTGGCGTCGAATATGACATCCTCGAACATCAGCTGACCGCCGATCAGATCGCTATCTACGATGCCTATGCGGACGCCTGGAGCATCTTATGCGCAGCTGCGCATAAGACGGCTTATCGCGAGGAAGCGATAATGCGCAGGAACGCGGCGTAG
- a CDS encoding ParB/RepB/Spo0J family partition protein: MSSKNKSFLGDLASSVEPSAEGQERGPRLGVGVLGGRNNRLAELASGAVVNNPQELVDPARCRIWERHNRDYGALSRERCDDLIESILAQGKQEVPAIVRRIHEPDYDFEIICGARRHWSVSWLRANNHPEVRYLVEVRDLTDEQAFRISDLENRAREDLSDLERARDYLKALDLYYGGSQKEMARRLNQSEAWVSRYLDLARLPEAVVAAFPDPFELKISHIGSLKPVLKSDDDRSRVLAEARRLFEARAAGNEGLPANAPETIRALLAVVGSAAPRKKEPKPAKAPKRTGSDSVVVHSPGGTALLRVDGKDRRGVTLTLFHKGGGSRAEAEAALRDLLDYHWPQ, from the coding sequence ATGAGTTCGAAGAACAAGAGCTTTCTAGGCGATCTGGCGTCCTCTGTGGAGCCCAGCGCCGAAGGTCAGGAGCGTGGTCCGCGTTTGGGGGTAGGGGTCCTTGGCGGCCGTAACAATCGCTTGGCCGAACTAGCTTCCGGTGCGGTGGTGAATAACCCGCAGGAACTCGTTGATCCGGCGCGCTGCCGGATTTGGGAACGGCACAATCGGGACTACGGCGCACTGAGCCGTGAACGGTGTGACGATCTAATCGAGAGTATCCTCGCGCAGGGCAAGCAGGAGGTCCCCGCGATCGTTCGGCGCATTCATGAGCCGGACTATGATTTCGAGATCATCTGCGGGGCTCGCCGCCATTGGTCGGTATCTTGGCTACGGGCGAACAATCATCCCGAGGTGCGCTACCTCGTGGAAGTGCGCGATCTGACGGATGAGCAGGCGTTTCGCATTTCCGATCTGGAGAACCGGGCGCGCGAGGATCTCAGCGATCTGGAGCGAGCGCGAGACTATCTTAAGGCGCTCGATCTCTATTATGGCGGCAGCCAGAAGGAGATGGCGAGGCGGCTGAACCAGTCCGAGGCGTGGGTCAGCCGTTACCTTGATCTAGCCAGATTGCCTGAAGCCGTCGTCGCGGCTTTCCCAGATCCTTTCGAGCTGAAGATCTCGCATATCGGCAGTCTGAAGCCTGTGCTGAAATCCGACGATGATCGCTCGCGTGTGCTCGCCGAGGCGCGTCGTCTGTTTGAAGCGCGCGCGGCAGGCAATGAGGGGTTGCCCGCCAATGCTCCTGAGACGATTCGCGCCCTGTTAGCGGTGGTCGGGTCGGCCGCGCCGCGCAAGAAGGAGCCCAAGCCGGCAAAAGCCCCCAAGAGGACAGGATCGGATTCCGTGGTCGTGCATAGCCCCGGCGGCACGGCACTGCTTCGCGTCGACGGAAAGGACAGGCGTGGCGTGACGCTGACGCTCTTCCACAAAGGCGGCGGGAGTCGAGCGGAGGCCGAAGCAGCATTACGCGACCTTCTCGATTATCACTGGCCTCAATAA
- a CDS encoding replication initiation protein, with the protein MRVAAALARKGGDQFAKPGRLVEVRFVKGQSLSLTASRLLALMILTAGGDAWQDTTHRMRKSDIRRGHKGNERIVDMLEELHRTLFAEDDKSWRGKRATKRFNLIQASWEEVEDNDKETGWIEWQFTPDARRLIQESETYAVMNRQAVLGFRSAYALKLYEEGALRLHRRQPVWKVDMVGLRAALGIDPDKYADFAQLRRKVLTVAKAEIDQLAHFTVEWQEIRRGRAVIEIEFRFVSKDAPAQIATVDELERHSKGRKARRDDTVEKVVASDSPLPHSPTVDGVDVANVLKKVTAALVSSDAASSGGVELWARFPRGRLHFGATEEAAREIGVRYGGGWDVDMIAEAYRDHMGARLNTLSGTKLEKSWKGWCEAFFNRRGRP; encoded by the coding sequence ATGCGCGTGGCTGCAGCGCTCGCTCGCAAGGGTGGCGACCAGTTCGCCAAACCCGGTCGCCTTGTCGAGGTCCGCTTCGTCAAAGGGCAATCGCTCAGTCTGACCGCCTCCCGCCTCCTCGCCCTCATGATCCTGACTGCGGGCGGCGATGCCTGGCAAGACACGACGCACCGTATGCGAAAGTCGGACATCCGTCGCGGCCACAAGGGCAACGAACGAATTGTCGATATGCTTGAAGAGTTGCACAGAACGCTCTTCGCAGAGGATGACAAATCTTGGCGCGGCAAGCGCGCCACGAAGCGTTTCAACCTTATTCAGGCGTCTTGGGAAGAGGTCGAGGACAACGACAAGGAAACGGGCTGGATCGAGTGGCAGTTCACGCCTGACGCTCGCCGGCTTATCCAGGAGTCCGAAACCTATGCGGTGATGAACCGCCAGGCCGTGCTAGGGTTCAGGTCAGCCTATGCCCTGAAGCTGTACGAAGAGGGCGCTCTTCGCCTCCACAGACGGCAACCTGTGTGGAAAGTCGATATGGTGGGTTTGCGCGCGGCGCTGGGGATCGATCCCGACAAGTATGCCGACTTCGCTCAGCTACGCCGCAAGGTTCTGACGGTCGCCAAGGCAGAGATCGACCAGCTCGCCCACTTCACAGTCGAATGGCAAGAGATCCGGCGAGGCCGTGCCGTGATCGAGATCGAGTTCCGGTTCGTCTCGAAAGATGCGCCGGCGCAGATTGCAACGGTCGACGAACTCGAGCGTCATTCGAAGGGACGGAAAGCTAGGCGCGACGATACCGTCGAGAAGGTCGTGGCAAGCGATAGTCCCCTTCCCCACAGCCCGACCGTCGACGGCGTGGACGTGGCGAATGTCCTGAAGAAGGTAACTGCTGCGCTGGTAAGCTCGGACGCGGCGTCGTCGGGCGGAGTAGAATTGTGGGCAAGGTTCCCCCGGGGCCGGCTGCATTTCGGGGCTACCGAGGAGGCGGCTCGTGAGATTGGAGTTCGCTATGGCGGTGGCTGGGACGTCGACATGATCGCCGAGGCCTATCGCGACCATATGGGCGCTCGCTTGAACACCCTGTCCGGTACGAAACTCGAAAAGTCCTGGAAGGGCTGGTGCGAAGCCTTTTTCAATCGGCGAGGCCGGCCGTAA
- a CDS encoding winged helix-turn-helix domain-containing protein translates to MTESLNPALARRIALAAQGFGEAMPSIVRANHLRRTIARLGLHQIDSVNVLTRAHYLPAYSRLGVYDPRLLEADAWGPLRSRRLFEYWAHEASLIPLPLQPLLRWRQAMADAGETGWKGLRIFARDRRADAISILERIRNDGPLAASDIESGKRRAGWWEWGDSKMALEWLFWSGHITTATRRASFERVYDLTERVLPQTILALPTPEPAAARRQLIEHSARALGVATAKDLRDYFRLSPTEAHPAIAQLVEEGVLQPVKIDGWNQSTWLHREARRPRRIRHAALLAPFDPLIWERDRAERLFGIRYRIEIYVPAPLRTYGYYVLPFLLDEQIVARVDLKADRKAKALLVQQKTFESDAPAHAGEELDEALRSMARWLGLDRVIFGDAVRGV, encoded by the coding sequence ATGACAGAGAGCCTCAACCCCGCGCTTGCCCGACGCATCGCCCTTGCCGCGCAAGGCTTTGGTGAGGCCATGCCTTCTATTGTCAGGGCTAACCATTTGCGGCGTACTATCGCCCGGCTCGGTCTCCACCAGATCGACAGCGTCAACGTGTTGACGCGAGCTCACTACCTTCCGGCCTATTCGCGCCTTGGTGTTTATGATCCGAGGTTGCTGGAGGCCGACGCCTGGGGGCCACTCCGATCGCGTCGGCTCTTCGAATATTGGGCGCACGAAGCGTCTTTGATCCCCCTCCCCCTCCAGCCGTTGCTGCGATGGCGACAGGCAATGGCAGACGCTGGCGAGACTGGATGGAAGGGTCTGCGCATATTCGCGCGCGATCGGCGGGCGGACGCGATCTCGATCCTCGAGCGCATCCGCAACGACGGACCCCTCGCTGCATCCGATATCGAAAGCGGGAAGCGACGCGCAGGCTGGTGGGAGTGGGGCGACAGCAAGATGGCGCTGGAGTGGCTTTTCTGGTCCGGCCACATCACCACTGCGACACGACGTGCGAGTTTCGAGCGAGTGTATGATCTCACCGAGCGCGTGTTGCCACAGACGATCCTCGCTCTCCCCACCCCGGAACCTGCGGCAGCCAGACGCCAACTCATTGAGCACAGCGCCCGCGCCCTTGGCGTAGCAACGGCAAAAGATCTGCGTGACTATTTCCGGCTTTCTCCAACAGAGGCTCATCCAGCTATTGCGCAGCTCGTGGAGGAGGGCGTCCTTCAGCCCGTGAAGATTGATGGGTGGAACCAGTCAACGTGGTTGCACCGGGAGGCGAGGCGCCCACGACGAATACGCCATGCCGCTTTGCTAGCGCCATTCGATCCATTGATCTGGGAACGCGACCGCGCCGAGCGCCTCTTTGGCATACGCTATCGGATCGAAATATACGTCCCTGCTCCGCTGCGCACCTATGGATATTATGTTCTACCGTTCCTGCTTGATGAGCAGATCGTCGCACGGGTCGACCTGAAGGCAGACCGGAAAGCGAAAGCGCTACTCGTTCAACAAAAGACGTTCGAGAGCGACGCGCCTGCTCATGCCGGCGAAGAGCTGGACGAGGCCCTCCGGTCAATGGCGCGGTGGCTGGGATTGGACCGTGTGATATTCGGCGATGCGGTGAGGGGCGTGTGA
- a CDS encoding DUF7146 domain-containing protein, whose translation MGTKAILFKCFAGCTSIDILKALDRQGLHDRAPIHVEPRLPARDLSGLAKTLWHRSVAIDGTLAESYLSARGVFTPTPELRFNPTTIIGKGKERRSLPAMIAAVKNELGLVAVHRTFLDPSDILHRPFRKPKLALGLLGSGSVQFGVPQDTLGLAEGIEDALSARDWFDLPVWAVLGAERYAHVGIPSSVRRVIVFGQRNEAARTCFERAYEHLSANDRQVEHWLPKDHDDWNDALRDRLARNSVPRSGLLTQPL comes from the coding sequence TTGGGAACGAAGGCCATCCTGTTCAAATGCTTTGCCGGCTGCACCTCGATCGACATCCTGAAGGCGCTCGATCGGCAGGGCCTCCATGACCGCGCCCCCATTCACGTTGAACCGCGCCTGCCTGCTCGTGATCTGAGCGGTCTCGCCAAAACCTTATGGCATCGTAGCGTGGCTATCGATGGTACGCTTGCTGAAAGCTATCTCAGCGCCCGAGGCGTTTTCACGCCAACGCCTGAGCTACGGTTCAATCCCACGACGATCATCGGGAAGGGCAAGGAGCGCCGAAGTCTGCCGGCGATGATTGCCGCCGTGAAAAACGAACTCGGACTGGTCGCGGTCCATCGCACGTTCCTGGATCCTTCCGACATCCTGCATCGCCCGTTTCGCAAGCCGAAGCTTGCGCTCGGGCTGCTGGGATCGGGCAGTGTGCAATTCGGCGTACCGCAAGACACGCTTGGATTGGCCGAAGGGATCGAAGATGCCCTTTCAGCGCGCGACTGGTTTGACCTGCCAGTCTGGGCGGTGCTCGGCGCCGAGCGCTACGCCCATGTCGGCATACCCTCGAGCGTCAGGCGGGTCATAGTATTCGGGCAGCGCAATGAGGCGGCACGGACATGCTTTGAGCGCGCCTACGAACATCTCTCTGCCAACGACCGCCAGGTCGAACACTGGCTTCCAAAAGATCATGACGACTGGAATGACGCCCTGCGCGACAGGCTTGCCCGCAATTCGGTTCCCAGGTCCGGTCTGCTGACCCAGCCATTGTAG
- a CDS encoding AAA family ATPase, producing MASAIDEVRMGETLDVASLAARSSSVLEKLRNSARSARADERREPTFQIGKAADLVGRTTGAIREAESDGRLVPPPRTESGRRMGYTLAQLNDMRGAFGTRPWRDPSDPCSVIAVQNFKGGVGKSTVSVHLAQYLAIRGYRVLLIDCDSQASATTLFGYVPDLDLNENDTLYPYLREGERKSLDYAIRKTHFDGLDLIPANLRLFQSEYELAARMARGQGALLDRMAQGIASVQDLYDVVILDPPPALGAISLSVLRAANALVVPVPPTVMDFSSTAAFLAMLDETIQELSTHDLAPQLSFLRFVASKVDEGKSMQKGLLDLMRQVYGTAMVRSPLKDSAEIDNATARLMTVYELDGPMTSKTVRDRCLTYLDGVNAEIELDIRKTWPSHLSRLRKDGHA from the coding sequence ATGGCGTCCGCAATTGATGAAGTGCGGATGGGGGAAACACTCGATGTTGCGTCGCTCGCTGCTCGGTCTTCCTCTGTCCTTGAAAAGCTGCGCAACTCGGCCCGAAGCGCGCGCGCCGACGAGCGGCGAGAACCGACGTTTCAGATCGGAAAGGCCGCCGATCTGGTGGGGCGGACGACCGGAGCGATTCGCGAGGCCGAGAGCGATGGCCGTCTTGTGCCACCTCCGCGGACAGAAAGCGGTCGGCGCATGGGATACACGCTTGCTCAGTTGAATGACATGCGTGGCGCCTTTGGCACGCGCCCATGGCGCGATCCAAGCGACCCGTGTTCTGTCATCGCGGTCCAGAACTTCAAGGGTGGTGTCGGCAAGTCGACGGTGTCGGTCCATCTGGCGCAATATCTGGCGATCCGCGGCTATCGTGTCCTCCTGATTGATTGCGACAGCCAGGCGTCTGCTACGACCCTTTTCGGCTATGTGCCGGATCTCGATTTGAACGAGAACGACACGCTCTATCCGTACCTGCGAGAGGGTGAACGCAAGTCCCTCGATTATGCGATCCGCAAGACCCATTTCGATGGTCTTGACCTGATCCCGGCCAACCTGCGTCTCTTCCAGTCGGAATATGAACTCGCGGCGCGTATGGCGCGGGGGCAGGGGGCTCTGCTCGATCGAATGGCGCAGGGTATCGCCTCGGTGCAGGATCTCTACGATGTAGTGATCCTCGATCCGCCGCCAGCCTTGGGAGCAATCTCCCTATCCGTTCTCAGGGCAGCCAACGCACTGGTGGTGCCGGTTCCACCAACCGTGATGGACTTCTCCTCGACGGCTGCCTTTCTCGCCATGCTCGACGAGACCATTCAGGAACTCTCGACGCACGACCTCGCGCCGCAGCTGTCCTTCCTGCGCTTCGTGGCATCGAAGGTGGATGAGGGCAAATCGATGCAGAAGGGCCTGCTCGACCTGATGCGGCAGGTTTACGGAACCGCCATGGTACGCTCGCCGCTCAAGGACTCTGCCGAGATCGACAACGCTACCGCCCGTCTGATGACCGTTTACGAACTGGACGGCCCGATGACGAGCAAGACCGTGCGTGATCGCTGCCTGACCTATCTCGATGGCGTGAATGCCGAGATCGAGCTTGATATTCGTAAGACCTGGCCCAGCCATCTGAGCCGTTTGCGCAAGGATGGGCATGCGTGA
- a CDS encoding site-specific integrase, with translation MLKLHDELIAKLTNFLTERNYNPVVVANHRLYARAFLDYLAECDIRVESVTPGQVDQYFHYAIEDFQARYGRDPSPRWHKLPRTAISKLLRLAQGKWPPEPELTGPDAAFRHAICCEYEAWLRDERGLASASIAAAMWEARNFLRWQFDRGGGAGLATLNVRDVDLYMDMRGPGLRRKSLADVAERLRSVVRYLHRTGRIPTDLTPHIIGPMLYAYEDVPSTLDTEQIAAVLAAAKTDLSPRGLRDHAILQLLATYGLREGEICRLRLEDVNWREESLHIRHTKTNAHSAMPLLAPVGEALFDYLRHGRPRTEAREVFVRSCAPYIAMTNLYGMVRGRLSAAGVEPPGKRGPHVFRHARAVEMLRASVPQKIIGDVLGHRSTESTNTYLKLATDDLRAVALDVPGMEVLS, from the coding sequence ATGTTGAAGTTGCACGATGAGCTGATCGCCAAGCTCACGAATTTCCTGACGGAGCGAAATTACAATCCCGTGGTGGTTGCGAACCATCGCCTCTATGCTCGTGCGTTTCTCGATTACCTGGCCGAATGCGATATCCGGGTGGAATCCGTGACGCCCGGGCAGGTCGATCAGTATTTCCACTATGCGATCGAGGATTTTCAGGCCCGGTATGGCCGGGATCCCAGCCCACGCTGGCACAAGCTGCCGCGCACGGCGATTTCCAAGCTGCTTCGGCTTGCCCAGGGCAAATGGCCTCCCGAACCGGAACTGACCGGACCCGACGCGGCGTTCCGCCATGCGATCTGCTGCGAATACGAGGCATGGCTGCGCGACGAACGCGGTCTGGCGAGTGCGAGCATTGCGGCGGCGATGTGGGAGGCACGAAACTTCCTGCGCTGGCAGTTCGATCGCGGCGGCGGAGCTGGTCTCGCAACACTGAATGTCAGGGATGTCGATCTCTACATGGACATGCGCGGGCCTGGCCTGCGGCGCAAGTCACTGGCGGATGTTGCGGAGCGGCTCCGCTCGGTGGTCCGCTATCTGCACCGGACGGGTCGTATCCCGACCGATCTCACCCCGCACATCATCGGTCCCATGCTCTACGCCTATGAAGATGTGCCCTCGACGCTGGACACGGAGCAAATCGCGGCGGTGCTGGCAGCTGCGAAGACGGACCTGTCGCCGCGAGGGCTGCGCGATCATGCGATACTTCAGCTGCTTGCGACATATGGCCTGCGCGAAGGCGAAATCTGTCGCCTGCGCCTTGAGGACGTGAACTGGCGCGAAGAATCCCTGCATATCCGCCACACCAAGACCAATGCGCATTCCGCCATGCCGCTCCTGGCGCCGGTTGGCGAGGCGCTGTTCGATTACCTTCGCCATGGGCGGCCCCGGACCGAAGCGCGGGAGGTCTTCGTCCGGTCCTGCGCGCCCTATATCGCGATGACGAACCTGTATGGCATGGTCAGGGGACGGTTGTCGGCCGCAGGCGTCGAACCGCCCGGGAAGCGGGGACCGCATGTGTTCCGTCACGCCCGTGCGGTTGAAATGCTGCGGGCGTCGGTCCCGCAAAAGATTATCGGCGACGTGCTCGGGCATCGATCCACCGAATCCACCAATACTTATCTCAAACTGGCAACAGATGATCTCCGAGCCGTGGCACTCGATGTGCCTGGAATGGAGGTGCTGTCATGA
- a CDS encoding single-stranded DNA-binding protein, whose amino-acid sequence MINFAKFEIIGRIGEIDAKPKVTNVSVCANYRRRGEGDEWIEDSYWNRVVIFSEGQRKYIEERVHVGDLVRVAGRLRDSSYERDGTTHYTTDRIVEEFGVLAPKSA is encoded by the coding sequence ATGATCAACTTCGCAAAGTTCGAGATTATAGGGCGGATCGGGGAGATCGACGCCAAACCCAAGGTCACCAATGTCTCGGTCTGCGCGAATTATCGCCGCCGTGGTGAAGGCGATGAGTGGATCGAGGACAGCTACTGGAACCGCGTCGTGATCTTCAGCGAGGGCCAGAGAAAGTATATCGAAGAACGTGTCCATGTCGGCGATCTCGTCCGGGTAGCGGGCCGGCTACGCGACAGTTCCTACGAGCGTGATGGAACGACCCATTACACGACCGACCGGATCGTCGAGGAATTCGGTGTCCTCGCACCAAAATCAGCATAG